One genomic segment of Leishmania braziliensis MHOM/BR/75/M2904 complete genome, chromosome 7 includes these proteins:
- a CDS encoding putative serine/threonine kinase, producing the protein MGAPKRLGKYELGRTLGTGNFSKVKIARDTETGKEWAIKVIDKEQLVRERMEEQLKREIAVMKMLRQPNIIELHEVMQTSHHIYLVLELVTGGELFEKIATAKRFDESTARHYFHQLICGINYCHRQGIAHRDLKPENLLLDANDTLKISDFGLSNLQRTSTSGGGTMLQTVCGTPNYVAPEVLKEQGYDGLKADIWSCGVVLFVMMAGYLPFDDENVNALFTKIERGEFRMARHFSAEARDLISRMLTVDPHERISLDGVIAHPWFSVDWNPAMLTQGESNSSPNTTQINNAIRNM; encoded by the coding sequence ATGGGTGCCCCGAAGCGTCTCGGCAAGTACGAGCTAGGCCGTACCCTGGGCACCGGCAACTTCTCGAAAGTCAAGATTGCTCGTGACACAGAAACTGGTAAGGAATGGGCCATCAAGGTGATTGACAAAGAGCAACTCGTGCGGGAGCGCATGGAGGAGCAACTAAAGCGCGAGATTGCCGTCATGAAGATGCTGCGCCAGCCAAACATTATTGAGCTGCACGAGGTCATGCAGACGAGCCACCACATCTACCTGGTGCTGGAGCTCGTGACGGGCGGCGAGCTCTTCGAGAAGATCGCCACTGCGAAGCGCTTCGACGAGTCGACGGCGCGTCACTACTTCCACCAGCTTATTTGTGGCATCAActactgccaccgccagggTATTGCTCACCGTGACTTAAAGCCGGAGAATTTGCTGCTGGATGCCAACGACACACTCAAAATTTCCGACTTTGGCCTGAGCAACCTgcagcgcaccagcacgagcggcggcggcacaatGCTGCAGACCGTGTGCGGCACACCAAATTATGTTGCCCCGGAGGTGCTGAAAGAGCAGGGCTATGACGGCCTTAAGGCAGACATCTGGAGCTGCGGTGTTGTGTTGTTTGTCATGATGGCTGGGTACCTGCCTTTCGACGACGAGAACGTGAACGCGCTCTTCACGAAGATCGAGCGTGGCGAGTTTCGCATGGCGCGCCACTTTAGCGCCGAGGCGCGCGACTTGATTTCGCGCATGCTTACGGTTGACCCACATGAGCGCATCTCCTTAGACGGCGTGATCGCGCATCCGTGGTTCAGCGTGGACTGGAACCCGGCGATGCTGACGCAGGGCGAGAGTAATTCCTCGCCAAACACCACCCAGATCAACAATGCGATTCGCAATATGTAA